A section of the Camelus dromedarius isolate mCamDro1 chromosome 14, mCamDro1.pat, whole genome shotgun sequence genome encodes:
- the USP1 gene encoding ubiquitin carboxyl-terminal hydrolase 1, producing the protein MPGVIPSESNGLSRGSPSKKNRLSLKFFQKKETKRALDFTDSQENEEKASEYRGSEIDQVVPAAQSSPINCEKRENLLPFVGLNNLGNTCYLNSILQVLYFCPGFKSGVKHLFNIISRKKEALKDEANQKDKGNCKEDSLASYELICSLQSLIISVEQLQASFLLNPEKYTDELATQPRRLLNTLRELNPMYEGYLQHDAQEVLQCILGNIQETCQLLKKEEVKNVAELSTKVEEKQQKEEVSGNNSTEVDNVRHSEDFKEKLPKGSGKRKSDTEFGSMKKKVKVSKDHQSLEENQRQTRSKRKATGDTLEIPPKIIPKYLSESESARASQKKSRVKINWLKSATKQPSILSKFCSLGKITTNQGSKGQSEENEYDLEEDLGSCENDTANGCELESPGNNVMPINVNEVKPINKGTEQIGFELVEKLFQGQLVLRTRCLECESLTERREDFQDISVPVQEDELSKAEESSEISPEPKTEMKTLRWAISQFASVERIVGEDKYFCENCHHYTEAERSLLFDKMPEVITIHLKCFAASGLEFDCYGGGLSKINTPLLTPLKLSLEEWSTKPTNDSYGLFAVVMHSGITISSGHYTASVKVTDLNSLELDKENFVVDQMCEIGKPEPLNEEEARGVVENYDDEEVSIRASGNTQPSKVLNKKNVEAIGLLGGQKSKADYELYNKASNPDKAASTALAENRNSEANGTNGTHESDRNKESSDQTGINISGFENKISYVVQSLKEYEGKWLLFDDSEVKVTEEKDFLNSLSPSTSPTSTPYLLFYKKL; encoded by the exons ATGCCTGGTGTCATACCTAGTGAAAGTAATGGGCTTTCAAGAGGTAGTCCAtcaaaaaaaaatagactttcctTGAAGTttttccagaaaaaggaaaccaagAGAGCCTTAGATTTCACGGATTctcaagaaaatgaagaaaaagcttCTGAATATAGAGGATCtgaaat TGATCAAGTTGTTCCTGCAGCACAGTCCTCACCTATAAACtgtgagaagagagaaaacttgTTACCATTTGTGGGACTGAATAATCTTGGCAATACTTGTTATCTTAATAGTATACTTCAG GTATTATATTTTTGTCCTGGTTTTAAGTCTGGAGTGAAGcacttatttaatattatttcaagGAAGAAAGAAGCCCTAAAAGATGAAGCCAATCAAAAAGataag GGAAATTGCAAAGAAGATTCTTTGGCAAGTTATGAACTAATATGCAGCTTACAGTCCTTGATCATTTCAGTTGAACAGCTTCAGGCTAGTTTTCTCTTAAATCCGGAGAAATATACTGATGAACTTGCTACTCAGCCAAGGCGACTGCTTAACACACTCAG ggaACTCAACCCTATGTATGAAGGATATCTACAGCATGATGCACAGGAAGTATTACAATGTATTTTGGGAAACATTCAAGAAACATGCCAActcctaaaaaaagaagaagtaaaaaatgTGGCAGAGTTATCTACTAAGgtagaagaaaaacaacagaaagaggAAGTAAGTGGTAATAACAGCACGGAGGTGGACAATGTGAGGCATTctgaagattttaaagaaaaactcccaaaaggaagtgggaaaagaaaaagtgacaCTGAATTTGGTAGCATGAAGAAAAAAGTCAAAGTCTCCAAGGATCACCAGTCATTGGAAGAAAACCAGAGACAAACCAGATCAAAGAGAAAAGCTACAGGTGACACATTAGAGATTCCTCCTAAAATAATCCCCAAGTACCTCTCTGAAAGTGAGAGTGCAAGAGCCTCACAAAAGAAATCAAGAGTTAAAATAAATTGGTTAAAGTCTGCAACTAAGCAACCCAGCATTCTTTCTAAATTCTGTAGTCTGGGGAAAATAACCACCAACCAAGGATCCAAAGGACagtctgaagaaaatgaatatgatCTTGAAGAGGATTTGGGGAGTTGTGAAAATGACACAGCTAATGGTTGTGAACTTGAATCTCCAGGGAATAATGTTATGCCCATTAATGTTAATGAAGTTAAGCCCATAAACAAAG gcACAGAGCAAATTGGTTTTGAGCTagtggagaaattatttcaagGTCAGCTGGTATTAAGAACTCGTTGCTTGGAATGTGAAAGTTtaacagaaagaagagaagattTTCAAGATATCAGTGTACCAGTACAAGAAGATGAGCTTTCCAAAGCTGAGGAGAGTTCTGAAA TTTCTCCAGAGcccaaaacagaaatgaagaccCTGAGATGGGCAATTTCACAGTTTGCTTCGGTGGAGAGGATTGTAGGAGAAgataaatatttctgtgaaaattgtcATCATTATACTGAAGCCGAACGAAGTCTTTTGTTTGACAAAATGCCTGAAGTTATAACTATTCATTTGAAGTGCTTTGCGGCTAGTGGCCTGGA gtTTGATTGTTACGGTGGTGGACTTTCCAAGATCAACACCCCTTTACTGACACCTCTTAAATTGTCACTAGAAGAATGGAGCACAAAGCCAACCAACGACAGCTATGGATTATTTGCGGTTGTGATGCATAGTGGCATTACCATCAGTAGTGGGCATTATACTGCTTCTGTTAAAGTCACTGACCTTAACAGTTTAGAATTAGATAAGGAAAATTTTGTGGTCGACCAAATGTGTGAAATTGGTAAGCCAGAACCACTGAATGAGGAGGAAGCAAGGGGTGTGGTTGAAAATTATGACGATGAAGAAGTGTCAATTAGAGCCAGTGGAAATACACAGCCAAGTAAAGTTTTGaacaaaaaaaatgtagaagCTATTGGACTTCTTGGAGGACAAAAGAGTAAAGCAGATTATGAGTTGTACAACAAAGCATCTAATCCTGATAAAGCTGCCAGTACAGCATTGGCTGAAAATAGAAATTCTGAGGCTAATGGTACTAATGGGACCCATGAATCTGATAGAAACAAGGAATCCAGTGACCAAACAGGCATTAACATTAGTGGATTTGAGAACAAAATTTCATATGTAGTACAAAGCTTAAAGGAGTATGAGGGGAAGTGGTTGCTTTTTGATGATTCTGAAGTGAAAGTTACCGAAGAGAAGGACTTCCTGAATTCTCTTTCCCCTTCTACATCTCCTACATCTACTCCTTACTTgctattttataagaaattatag